Proteins encoded by one window of Polaribacter haliotis:
- a CDS encoding lmo0937 family membrane protein has translation MKTLLYTITILVIIIWALGFFVYAVGSLLIHLLLILSVVLAIAGYKIKNS, from the coding sequence ATGAAAACTTTATTATACACAATTACTATTCTTGTAATAATAATTTGGGCCTTAGGCTTCTTTGTATATGCAGTTGGGTCTTTACTAATTCATTTATTATTAATACTATCTGTAGTTCTTGCGATTGCAGGTTATAAAATTAAAAATTCTTAA
- a CDS encoding CHASE3 domain-containing protein — translation MKRTILKSERFLKSIFGLSLFAILCMGGFAYQHTQKLVMSFEMVQHTYEVNVELEQILSYLKDAETGQRGFLITKDTVFLEPYYSSRENSNNSFARLKELTINDEIQQSNLKNLSILIGDNLSIFDKSLKYANKNGTNTKGFYALLNEGKETMDNIRVLINEMITHQNELLEIRKKLSDQSLTNTPLVIYSVLIITLLLLLLTYSKINKDLKVLKKKNIQLEIFKESTNQSEIVNKHGNWTFFINENRFEYSDNLYRLLGEQPQSFPSTIENFLEFVHPEDVDQLQEDVDKMMKEENLPFIFYRVVQKNGNIRHFKAYGKIIVNNDNQKRLLGTTTDITDEVESYKLLEERNLELEQNNKELSSFNHVASHDLQEPLRKIQTFISRLEDKEVDNLSEKGILYLNRIKTAASRMRLLIDDLLQFSRTNKSEEVLEVTNMNLILENAKQELAETISEKEAKFTADAIPVMEVIPFQIQQLFINLIGNSLKYSKEGINPIISISHSIVKADDNLNLKKPKFSNYHKLTFTDNGIGFDQEYAEKIFVLFSRLHNKNQYSGTGIGLSICKKIVDNHQGYIFAKGELDKGASFEVFLPLK, via the coding sequence GTGAAAAGAACAATTTTAAAATCGGAACGTTTTCTAAAGTCTATTTTTGGTCTTAGTCTTTTTGCAATACTTTGTATGGGTGGTTTTGCCTACCAACACACTCAAAAACTAGTAATGTCTTTTGAGATGGTACAACATACTTACGAAGTTAATGTAGAATTAGAACAAATTCTTTCTTATTTAAAAGATGCAGAAACAGGGCAAAGAGGCTTTCTTATTACAAAAGACACTGTTTTTTTAGAGCCTTATTATTCTAGTAGAGAGAATTCTAATAATAGTTTTGCCAGATTAAAAGAGCTAACAATAAATGATGAAATACAACAAAGTAATCTAAAAAATCTAAGTATTTTAATTGGTGATAATCTAAGTATTTTCGATAAAAGTTTAAAATATGCTAATAAAAACGGTACAAATACTAAAGGTTTCTATGCTCTATTAAATGAAGGTAAAGAAACGATGGATAATATTCGAGTATTAATTAATGAAATGATTACCCATCAAAACGAACTTCTTGAAATTAGAAAAAAACTAAGTGACCAAAGTTTAACAAATACACCTTTAGTTATTTATTCTGTTTTAATAATTACGTTATTGCTTCTATTACTTACTTATTCTAAAATTAATAAGGATTTAAAAGTTCTTAAAAAGAAAAATATCCAATTAGAAATTTTTAAAGAATCTACAAATCAATCGGAAATTGTAAATAAGCATGGAAATTGGACGTTTTTTATCAATGAAAATAGATTCGAATATTCAGACAATTTATACCGTCTTTTAGGAGAACAACCACAATCTTTTCCTTCTACAATAGAAAATTTTTTAGAATTTGTACATCCAGAAGATGTAGATCAGTTGCAAGAAGACGTAGATAAAATGATGAAAGAAGAAAACCTTCCTTTTATCTTTTACAGAGTTGTGCAAAAAAACGGAAATATTCGTCATTTTAAAGCTTATGGAAAAATAATTGTAAACAACGATAATCAAAAAAGATTGTTAGGAACAACCACAGATATTACAGATGAAGTAGAAAGCTACAAATTGTTAGAAGAAAGAAATCTTGAGCTAGAGCAAAATAATAAAGAATTATCTTCTTTTAACCATGTAGCCAGTCACGATTTGCAAGAACCTTTGCGAAAAATACAAACATTTATCTCTAGATTAGAAGACAAAGAAGTAGATAATTTATCTGAAAAAGGAATTTTATACTTAAACAGAATAAAAACTGCAGCATCGAGAATGCGTTTGTTAATAGACGATTTATTGCAATTTTCTAGAACAAATAAATCGGAAGAAGTTTTGGAGGTTACCAATATGAATCTTATTTTAGAAAATGCAAAGCAAGAATTGGCAGAAACTATTTCAGAAAAAGAAGCAAAATTTACAGCAGATGCAATTCCTGTAATGGAAGTTATTCCTTTTCAAATTCAGCAATTATTTATAAACTTAATTGGTAATTCTCTTAAATATAGTAAAGAAGGTATAAACCCTATTATTTCTATTTCGCATTCTATTGTAAAAGCAGACGATAATTTAAATTTAAAAAAACCAAAATTTAGCAATTATCATAAATTAACTTTTACAGATAATGGAATTGGTTTCGACCAAGAATATGCAGAGAAAATTTTTGTGCTATTTAGCAGATTACACAACAAAAACCAATATTCTGGAACAGGAATAGGACTTTCTATTTGTAAAAAAATTGTAGACAATCACCAAGGTTATATCTTCGCAAAAGGCGAGCTTGATAAGGGTGCAAGTTTCGAAGTTTTTCTTCCTTTAAAATAA
- a CDS encoding DUF3095 domain-containing protein, which produces MLDNKGFYKNLNHHQIALRELLKNENFFNTVPSNWFVIVTDILDSTSAINMGLHNDVNLVATGSIITVLNKIKTLNKNVSIPYFFGGDGATFIVPSELFQEVFTALENYSKHVKKNFDLILRVGKMEVSDVYKSGATLRIAKLKLNNFLITPVVIGNGLKFAEKSIKDNFVDTLDSKETDISIDLEGMECRWDEIEPKDEEKKVICLLVMCKNESKQAEIFTQIMDEVDYIFGELSERTPITTIKLELNTSYSKIKREMYARLGKFDRKYLIKNWLITKLGKFYFKFFKEGKEYLFKVSQLSDTIMLDGSINTVFSGTDKQIGKLKLLLDSLESDRKIIYGMHATYASIMSCYIEDRDEKHIHFVDGTEGGYTSAAGELKRKLNNYKEYFWQ; this is translated from the coding sequence ATGTTAGATAATAAAGGTTTTTATAAGAATTTAAATCATCATCAAATTGCATTAAGAGAGCTATTAAAGAACGAAAATTTCTTTAATACTGTTCCAAGTAATTGGTTTGTAATTGTAACCGATATTTTAGACTCTACATCAGCAATTAATATGGGATTACATAACGATGTTAATTTAGTTGCGACAGGAAGTATTATTACTGTTTTAAATAAAATTAAAACTCTTAATAAAAACGTATCAATACCTTATTTTTTTGGTGGAGATGGTGCAACTTTTATTGTTCCTAGTGAGTTGTTTCAAGAAGTTTTTACTGCTTTAGAAAACTATAGTAAACACGTAAAAAAGAATTTCGATCTTATTTTGCGAGTTGGTAAAATGGAGGTGAGCGATGTTTATAAAAGCGGAGCTACACTTAGAATTGCGAAGTTAAAGCTTAATAATTTTTTAATTACACCAGTTGTAATTGGTAATGGATTAAAATTTGCAGAAAAATCTATAAAAGATAATTTTGTAGATACTTTAGATAGTAAAGAAACAGACATTTCTATAGACTTAGAAGGAATGGAATGTAGGTGGGATGAAATAGAACCAAAAGACGAAGAAAAAAAAGTAATTTGTTTGTTGGTAATGTGTAAAAATGAATCGAAACAAGCCGAAATATTTACACAAATAATGGACGAAGTAGATTACATTTTTGGAGAATTAAGCGAACGCACACCAATTACCACCATTAAATTAGAATTGAATACTTCTTATAGCAAAATAAAAAGAGAGATGTATGCTCGTTTGGGAAAATTCGATAGAAAATATTTAATTAAGAATTGGTTAATTACCAAACTAGGGAAATTTTATTTTAAGTTCTTCAAAGAAGGAAAGGAGTATTTATTTAAAGTTTCGCAATTATCGGACACAATTATGTTAGATGGTTCTATAAATACTGTTTTTTCTGGAACAGATAAACAAATTGGAAAGTTAAAATTATTGTTAGATTCTTTAGAGTCGGATAGGAAAATTATTTATGGAATGCATGCTACTTATGCCTCTATAATGTCTTGTTATATTGAAGATAGAGACGAAAAACACATTCATTTTGTAGATGGAACAGAAGGTGGTTATACAAGTGCAGCAGGAGAATTAAAAAGAAAACTAAATAACTATAAAGAGTATTTTTGGCAGTAA
- a CDS encoding helix-turn-helix domain-containing protein — protein sequence MKVFIKFDFTSICNKVLNDKLQELNIKYKTLSFGEIEFLEKVSKEQLNTLNTSLEEYGSEIVENQKSILVQKIKDTITDMVFNEDSNINVKSSVYLSEKLEHSYGYLSNLFSEVTFTSIENFIILQKIEYTKQLITKNELKLTDIAYKLNYSSVAHLSTQFKNTTGITPSAFQRIITKRRELTNKLKN from the coding sequence ATGAAAGTATTTATAAAATTCGATTTTACCTCCATTTGTAATAAAGTTCTTAACGACAAACTACAAGAACTAAATATCAAATACAAAACATTAAGTTTTGGAGAAATCGAGTTTTTAGAGAAAGTTTCCAAAGAGCAATTAAATACTCTAAATACCTCTTTAGAAGAATATGGAAGCGAAATTGTTGAGAACCAAAAAAGTATTTTAGTTCAAAAAATTAAAGACACAATTACAGATATGGTTTTTAATGAAGATAGTAATATAAACGTAAAAAGTTCTGTTTATTTATCCGAAAAATTAGAACATAGTTATGGGTATTTATCTAACCTATTTTCGGAGGTTACTTTTACATCCATAGAAAACTTTATTATTCTTCAAAAAATAGAATATACCAAACAATTAATAACAAAAAACGAACTAAAACTTACTGATATCGCTTACAAATTAAACTATTCTAGTGTGGCTCATTTAAGCACACAATTTAAAAATACAACAGGTATTACACCTTCTGCATTCCAGAGAATTATTACCAAAAGAAGAGAATTAACCAATAAATTAAAAAACTAA
- a CDS encoding response regulator, whose translation MQEDHVFIVLADDDEDDRLFFEEAFEELKINTKVATYNDGVELMNYLSSETDSLPNILFLDLNMPKKSGLECLLEIKNNERFKDIAIAIYSTSASEEDIENTFVMGANIYIKKPDDFKKLKKILSNVVTINWQYHTSGLNKDNFLLRL comes from the coding sequence ATGCAAGAAGATCACGTTTTTATTGTTTTGGCAGATGATGATGAGGATGACAGATTGTTTTTCGAAGAAGCTTTCGAAGAACTAAAAATAAACACAAAGGTTGCAACTTATAACGATGGTGTAGAACTAATGAATTATTTAAGTAGCGAAACAGATTCTTTACCAAATATTCTTTTTTTAGATTTAAACATGCCAAAAAAATCTGGGCTAGAATGTTTGCTGGAAATTAAAAACAACGAACGTTTTAAAGACATTGCAATTGCTATTTATTCTACTTCTGCATCCGAAGAAGATATAGAAAACACCTTTGTAATGGGTGCAAATATTTACATTAAAAAGCCAGATGATTTTAAAAAATTGAAAAAAATATTGTCGAATGTTGTTACTATAAATTGGCAATATCATACGAGTGGATTAAATAAAGATAACTTTTTATTACGTTTATAA